CTGGGGTGGTAGCCCCGCGATGACATCCGAGACGATTGCAAAGGGACACGGCACATATACTTTGTGGCTTACCGACACAGTTCAGCCGCCCTTCCCCCTGCCAGCATACGAAGCGTATGCAATCGGCATGTTCGTTCAGGGAAAGCCCCCTTCGAAAAAGTGAATGAATTCTGAATCTCCAAAAAGAAAAAGCCGGAAGCTGAGCGCTTCCGGCTTTGAAGATCAAATGAAAATCCCGACTACTGCTCAAGATTGCTGTCAGGCTGGGAAGAACGGCTCATGGCATCGCGCAGCTCTTCAACATGCGCCCGCACCTTGTCAGACTTCTTCCACTCTTCATACAGCGTCTTCCAGGTGTTGAAGTCGAGGAAGCTCTTGTCGAGCTGCTCTTCGTGCGACTGCACCCAGGTGCCGAAAAGATGCATTTCAAACTGGAAGGTCTGGCTGTCAAACACGCGGCCGCCCATGCCTGCCTTGATCACACTGCCTTCAACTTCGCTGGAAATGAAGTTGCACACGGCCATGCGGGAGGTCTCGGGGGTCACTTCCTTGTCGTTCATATCCTCAACCAGCGCAAACAGCGCAGGGTGGTTTTCGCGAATACGCATCTGCCCCTGTTCGGGCACGCGAATGAAAAGCTTCTCGCCATCTTCGGCGATGAAATAGAAACGCAGCCAGTTTTCAAACATCAATACTTCGCTGATGGTTTCAACGGCTTTTCCGAATTCGGTTGCGGCCATGCGGGGCCTCCTTGTATTCCTGTATTGCCGGAAAAGTCCCGACGTGGGTAAATATGGACACAGGATGAGTGTGCGTCAAGTACCAAATTTCACAATCAGGCCGCAGCCCGCGTAAACAGGGCTACTTTGCGTGCAGGTGGCAGCTTACCCTGTGACCGGCTTCCGGCATATCCCACCCCGGCACAACGGTGCGGCAGCGGTCCATGACCTCCAGACAACGGGGATGGAAGGGACACCCCGACGGCGGTGCAAGCGGGCTTGGCAGGTCGCCATGCAGAGTCTGCCGCTGCCTGCGGGCATCCGGCCCGGGAACGGGCACGGCCATCAGCAGAGCACGGGTGTAGGGATGCAGCGGATTCGCAAACAACGCGTCTGCATCTGCTTCTTCAACGATGCTGCCGAGATACATCACGGCAATACGGTCGCTGATATGCCCGATAACGGAAAGATCGTGCGAGATAAACAGATAGGCAAGGTTGAACCGCTTCTGCAATTCACCCAGCAGATTCAGCACCTGCGCCTGCACGGATACGTCGAGCGATGAGACCGGCTCGTCGCAGACCACCAGCTCGGGCCGCATGATGAGCGCACGGGCCACGGCCACGCGTTGACGCTGGCCGCCGGAAAATTCGTGAGGATACCGTGCATAATGCTCGGCGCGCAGGCCCACCAGAGAAAGCATTTCCTCCACGGTGGCGCGACGCTCCGCACTGCTGCCCACGTTGTGGATATCCAGCGCTTCCTGAATGGACTTGCCCACGCTGCGTCGCGGGTTCAGCGAGGAGACGGGGTCCTGAAACACCATCTGCATTCTGCCTGGCAGGGCCTTCAGAAAGGCATCTTCCCCATGAAAGACAGACTGCCCGTCGAGCAGAATATCGCCCGATGACGGTTCCAGAAGCCGCACAACCATACGCGCCAAGGTCGATTTACCGCACCCGCTCTCTCCTACCAGTCCCAGCGTCTGCCCCCGTTCAAGGGAAAGGCTGACGTTATCCACTGCGCGCACTGTCTGCGCCTCGGCGGCAAACATTTGCCTGCGCAGCTTGAACACGCGTGAAACCTGACGGATTTCGAGAAATGGCGAGCTAATGGCGAATCCCCTTTCTGTTGCTGTTCAAAATACATCTCCGGCAGTGCCGGTTTTCGTGCCGGTTTCTTGCCCGTTTCGTAGCGGTTGCCGGAATGGCGGCAGATTAGCAGATGCCCCGCCGTTACGCCAGACCCGCATGGGGGTCACATGGCGGCCTGCGCTTATACACACGTTGACAGGCGCGCCCATACGGGGCAAAGCAGGGCAAACACTTTTCAGGAATACCATGGCAAAACCGCGTCCCAGAAAACCCCGCCCACCGTTGCCCGCTCCCCGCTGGTCGAAGATGCTCTACGCAACGCTGGAGCCCAGATACATAGGCATGTTCCGTTTCCTGCTGGAAGCGGAAGATAACCTCGGCTATGCCACTGTTGTGGATAAGTATGCAGCGGTGCTGAAGATAATCTTCTCTCCGCATCAGGAACGGGAGATGCGCGCCTTTCTGGCGGGCATGCAGCAGACCATTCCCTTTGAGGTGATGGAACGCCCTGCCGCGCAAACGGAAACTAGATAGCGCCCTCTTCCCGCATCCGGCGCTCCAGCACGCCCATGCGGAACACATAGTGATCCACGTCGAACTTGCGACGCGCCCCCGCGTAATTCATATAGCGCACCATCCCGAACACGGGACGCTCCTGCCACGGCCTGTCGTGCACCCCGCCCATGGACCACGCAACCCCTGTGTAGCCGTTTGAATCACGCCCGTCGATGAAGTAACGGTCGTTCAGCCATATGGCATGGCGCACGGCATCCTCAGGCGAGGCGCTCCACTCCAGAATCTTCTTTGCCCAATACATGCGCAGGTAGCCGTGCATGGTCCCTGTCAGGCGCATCTCGCTCTGCGCGGCATTCCACAGCGGATCATGCGTCTTGCCTGCTTCCAGCGACTGCAGATCATACACATAGTCGCGCCCATCGTTCCGGTGCTTGTCCAGCGTACGCTGCGCCCAGTCGGGGAAGGCGTTCCAGCTGTCGTATTCCTGCATATGCAGACAGAAGTTATCGGCAAGTTCACGGCGCACAACAAGCTCTTCAAGAAAGGATTCCCGCGCTTCGGCAGGCGCAACCGACCGCCGTGCTCCGTTACGGGCAAGGGTATCAAGCACCACCCGCTGTGCGGATATCATGCCGAAATGCAGATAGGGAGAAAGGCCGGAAAGGGCGGCAACGTTCGGGTCGTTGCGCTTTTCGTACAAGGCCATCCGTTCCGTTAAAAAACGATGCAGAACAACACCGGCTGCATCCTCCCCAGGTTCCGGCCCGAAGGGGGCCGGCACTTCAGGCACGGTTCTGTCCACGCCAAGGCCGTCCCGCAGCGTCTGCCAGTCCACGGCAGGCACCTGCCAGCGCCACGGAACCACATCCGCCGCCAGCTCTGAAAGCTCGGGCAGGTCGTCCAGATATTCGTCCAGCAGGCGGTGAATCTTGGGGCGTATGGTACGGGCGGCGTATTCCAGCTTGCCGGAAACAACCTGACACGGCACCACGTTGCGCGAATCCACTTCGTCCACAGGGCACGGGGCCGCAGCGCACACCGCATGCACCCACGACCTTTTCAGCCGCAGAGGATCAAAATCAGTCACGATGAGCGATGCGCTGACGGAACGCGCCAGTTCGGGAATGGCGGTATCCGGTGACTGGCGGATGAGAATGAAGGGAATGCCCAGCGCTGCCAATTCGGCGGCGGTTTGTTCCAGCCCGCGCAGCAGAAAGCCGAACTGCCGGATGCACGCCCCGAGAAAGGAAGGAGCCAGGCCGTAGGCAACGGCACACGGCACGCCGCGCCGCTTTGCCTCGTCAAGAGCATGGATGAGCGCCCAATTATCACGACAACGGTGCTCCCTGTGCATCCAGTAGAGCACAGGGCCGCCCTGAACATCAGATGGCATCCGGGAACGCAGACCCCGGATACGACCCGGATGAACTAGTCCGTGATTTCCTGACATGCGCTGAGGCTGGCCATGATATCCAGCATTTCCATGGTCTGGTTGACCCGCCAGTAAAATTCCTCTGCCTCAAAGGGCTTGGTGATGAAGTCGTTGGCTCCATTCTTGAGGAACTGGGCGGAAAGAGTGCCTGAACCGGCAGCCGAAACGCCGATGATGGCCTTTTTATGCGCCTTGTGGCGGGAGCGAATATTTCTGACGAGTTCAAACCCGTCCATGTGCGGCATGTTGTAGTCGGTGATGACAAGGCTGATATCCGGATACATTTCCAGCATCTCAAGCGCCTTATCGCCATCATCCGCCTCAAGCACCTGAAACCGCTGCACTTCAAGAAGGTGCCGCATGTGGGCAAGCGCCATGCGCGAATCATCCACGATGAGCACGGCGGCAAACTGATTTTTGAACACACGCTCCAGACTGTGCATGAGCGGGTCCATATCCTGAATGCTGCCCTTGAAAAAATAGTCTGCTACATTGCGTTCCAGAAACCGCTTGCGGATGCTCTCGTTGAACGTGGCCGTAAGCACCACGGAAGGCACCCCGTGCTCAAGGCACAAGTCCACGGCTTCGCCATCCGGCGCATCGGGCAGGTTCAGGTCAATGACCGCAATAAAAATCTGTTCCCGTGAATTTTCAAGGAGATAGCGAGCTTCCTCCATGGTATTGGCGACGACAGTTTCAAACTGAGTCAGGGCTCTGATCTGTTTGGAGATAATCTTGGACTGCACATGAGAGTCCTCAATAATCAACACAGTTCTCGGCGCATCGGCCATGGTATAGGTATCGCTCATGCAGGGCCTGTGGAGTCTTGCAGTTCATATCAAATAATAATCAGCCACCTTTTCTACTATACACTTGGCAGAATTTGGAGGCAATACAATTCGGGAACACGCAGATTAGCAAGTAGCGCTCTACTCTGCTGCAGCCCGCCCATTTGCGCACACCAAGGAGGTATTCCATGTCCGCCCGCTTCCCCGCCATAGCTTTCAGGCTGGCTGCCCTTTCCGCACTTGCAGGCAGCCTTTGCCTTGTGGCTTCAGTGCTCATTGAACCCAGGGTCGATGCGCAGGGCATGTTGCATGAGCCCTTCTTCCTCATCCCACTGGGACTCTTTCTGCTGGCGATAGGCATACTGCTCTGCCTGACCGCGTGGCTGACCAGAGCCCGTGTGAGCTGTCAGGACGATCAGATTACGAAGGAAGGGAACGGGTAAGCACCCGCAAGCAGCCCACGGGCTGTCATTCAGGGAAGAGGAATACAGGAAGTAAGATCGTTCCGGGCAACAGACAGGCCGCCGGGAAGCCCGGTCAGAAAGGACCAGTTACCGCCGTGCGCTGCACAGCAGGGCCACGCGGGTGGCCAGCCAGTCCATGACGATGGCGGGATTCACGTTGTAGACAAGGCTTTCCTGACATTCTGCCAGCACCTCATCAACTCTGCGATGCACAAGGCTGTCCACTCCGGCAAACAGGCGGGCCAGCTCGGAATGCACATTGCCGGTAATGGCGGCAACCAGTTCGCGCTGACAGTACACCACCACACGCTGGGCAACGCCGTTATCCAGCGAGCTTTTCGAGGCAGTGCGCTGAAACCAGCCCGTACCCGTGCGGGCAAACTCTGCAAGCGCATCACCCCATTCTGCGGCCTGCGCTTCCAGCGGGTCGGCCGAAGCCTCTGCCCCGTGCGATTCCGGCCATGCAAGCGTCAGCACCCAGCTGCGCGAAACAAGCGTGGGCAGCAGGCGCTCGCGCTGCGGGGCCAGCAGGACAAAGCTGGTGCCGGGGCGGGGCTCTTCCAGCGATTTGAGCAGCGCGTTAGCCGCTTCAATCCCCAGAGACTGCGCCTCGCACAAAATGACCATGCGCTGGCCGTTGTCGCGGGGAGGTTCTCCCAACACGCCGCGCACGGCACGCACATCATCTATCTTTATGGATTCCTCGCGGCCGTCCAGAAAGAACATGTCACGATGACGGCAGGCTATCATCTGGGCACAGGCCGAGCAGGCAAGGCAGGGACGCGGACCTTCCGACTCGTTCAGCGTGCAGTTGAGAAGCGCCGCCCAGTAAAAACTCATGGCAGCTCGCTCTTCAACGGTGCCGCCTTCCATGAGGAGCACCTGCGGTGGGTTGGCCGCGAGACGATGCAGAAAGCCCCTTACCCTGGCGTGACGGGACGCCAGGGCAGGGGCCATGATATGTTCGAGTTCCAGCGAGGGACGCGCCGCTGTGTCGTCCACGGATGTGTGCGAAGACATGCGGACAATATCCCTTAGCGGAAGATGGTCTGGTCGCGTTCAGGACCTACGGAAATGAGGGACACACGCACACCGGTAAGTGCTTCGATGCGCTCGACGTACTTGCGGCAGTTCTCGGGCAGCTTGCTCCACTCGGTAATGCCGGTGATGTCTTCGTCCCAGCCGGGCATGGATTCATACACGGGGGTCACGTGCGCCATGGCGTTCTGCTCCTGCGGAACAACGGAAACACGCTCGCCTCTGTAGTCGTATGCAACACACAGCTTCAGTTCCTTAAGCCCGCTCAGCACGTCCAGCTTGGTCAGGGCGAACTCGGTGGGCCCGTTCAGGCGGGTGGTCTCACCCAGCACCACAAGGTCAAGCCAGCCGCAGCGGCGCTTGCGTCCGGTGGTGGCACCGAACTCGTGGCCCTTCTGCTGCATGTAGTCGCCGTCTTCGTTCATCTGCTCGGTGGGGAAGGGACCGGCACCCACGCGGGTGGTGTAGGCCTTCACAATACCGATAACGCGGTCCAGACGGCTGGCAGGAATACCTGCACCGGCGGATGCATTGCCCGCAACGGTGTTGGAGGAGGTGACATAAGGATAGGTGCCGTGGTCGATATCCAGATGGATACCCTGAGCACCTTCAAACATCACGCTCTTGCCTGCGTTGAACGCATCCCAGATTTCGGTGGAAACGTCTGCGAGATAGGGAACCAGCTTGCGACCGGCTTCCATAACCTCATCAAACACCGTGTCCACATCCATGGCGTCGCGGCCATACAGAGAGGTGAACAGTGCGTTCTTTTCCACCAGAGCGTTCACGATCTTGGACTTGAGCAGTTCGGGATCGGCGAGGTCTCCAGCGCGTATACCCACGCGGGAAGCCTTGTCTTCGTAACAGGGACCGATACCGCGACCGGTGGTGCCGATCTTGTCGGTAGCGGATTTGTATTCTTCGCGAGCGCCATCAAGGCACTTGTGGTACGGCATGATGACGTGCGTCTTCTTGCTTATCTTCAGACGGGCAGGGCTAACGTCAACGCCTTTGGCGTCGAGCTTTTCAATTTCCTGCCAGAAAACGCCCGGATCAAGAACTACGCCGTTACCGATGAGGCACTTCTTGCCTTCATGCAGGATGCCGGAAGGGATGAGATGCAGGATATACTGCTTGTCACCCACTATGACGGTATGGCCGGCATTATTACCACCCTGAAAGCGAACGATGACGTCTATCTCGCGGGTAAGCAGGTCGACAATCTTGCCCTTGCCCTCGTCGCCCCACTGAGTACCCATTACGATTACGTTTGACATTAGCCTCTCCTTATGACATGGAAATCCCCTTTCCCGACGACTCCGCGTTTACGGAACGCAGAAAAGGCATCATCTCTTAATACACAGACCGCGACAACGTCAATCTCTTCCAGCTCGAAAATCGCATACTTTCAATGCCTTTTCCCACGCCTTCGTCCACATGAACGAAGGCTGCTTAACGCGGCGGAGCACGCCGGAGGCACCGTCTCCCGCGCTGCGGAATCCAGCTATCCCAAAGATACAGGACTTCCGTTCGTTACATCCCCCGGGCGCCCGGGCACTCGCAGCGTCGCAAGGCGCAGCGGCCAGTGCCCTGCTCCCCCAAAGGAAGACGAAGAACATGACGATGCATATCAAGGTCCGCAGGGTTGAATGGCTTGCCATTGCCCTGCTCATCAGTCTGCAGGCCACCATGCTTACATGGAGCGCCCGCCAGCCCGAACACGTGAACGGCGTTCCCATCCTGCGGGTCGCCGCTCCCAAAACAGAGCGGGTTTCCGCCTCCATCTCGCCCTACGGGCCGGGATTCGAGCAGGAACTGCTCGCCCTTTTCGCAGCCGAAAAAGGCTATCACCTCGAAATAATTGAAGTAGACTCCCCAGCACAGGCAATGCAGGCCCTTGAGGAAGGGACGGTGCACCTGGTGGTGGGACTCGGCGGCAAGGCTCCGGAATCACTCGCAAGCCCCATTGTTGCAGGCCCCGCCTACGCCACCTCACGCCCGATTCTGCTGCACAGCTCAAAACGCTACACCCTTCGGGATGAACAGGAAATCTGCGATAATCCCATTCTGACGACCCAGCAGCGCTACCTTGCCGACACCCTTTCGGATGCCGCAGAGGGCGTGAACTGTGTGCCGTGGACCAGCAAGGTTGACGGCGTGCGGGTTACCCCCATTCTGGACACCCTGAATGAAGACCGCGCCCGCTTCGCCCTTGTGGACGACTGGAGCTACAGCCTCTGGCAGCCCTTCTTCCTCAGTGTAAAGCCCGCCAAGACCATTAACCGTGAAATCAATTACCGCTGGTTCTGGCGCTCGGAATATGAAGACCTGCACAAGGCGCTTACCGCCTTCTGGCAGGAGCGCGAGCAGGATGGCCAGATTGCGACTCTGCATGAGCGGTATTTCGGCTTCCTCCCGGAAGAGGCCGATTATTATGAGCTGGTGAACCTGTCGGATTCCATCCGCACGAACCTGCCGCGCTACAGCGACTCCATCCTGAAATACAGCAAAAAGTATGATATAGACCCGCTGCTGCTCGCCGCCGTCATCTATCAGGAATCACGCTTCGATGCGGACGCGACCAGCAAGACCGGCGTAAAAGGCCTTATGCAGATCACGCAGAGCACCGCACGCGTGCTGGGTGTGGACAGAAACGACCCCAGACAGTCCATCAAGGGCGGGGCCAAGTATCTGAAAATGCTGTGGAGCGAATTCGAGTCCATGGATCTGGACCCGTGGGACCGCTGGTTCTTCACTCTGGCCAGTTACAACCAGGGGCTGGGACACGTGCAGGACGCCATAAACCTGTCCCGCTCAATGGGCGGCACCGGCCGCACATGGCATGATCTGAAAAAGGTGCTGCCCCTGCTGGCCTGGGAAAAATATTATTCCCAGACCAAATACGGGTACAGCCGCGGATATGAAGCAGTCCACTATGTGGAAAACATTCGCTACTACTATTACATCATGCACGGACTAGTCGGACTCGCGCGGCCGGAAGCTGAGCACCTTGGCACGCTTCTTAGCGCCGTTCCCTCCAGCTGGCCCGTCATCTGATGACGAGTTGCCGGACGTATTGCCAGACGCACCGGCGATTGCAATATCCTGTGCAGCACCGCCGGGAGAAGGCACTTCTTCCAGCAGCGT
This is a stretch of genomic DNA from Desulfovibrio subterraneus. It encodes these proteins:
- a CDS encoding ABC transporter ATP-binding protein — encoded protein: MSSPFLEIRQVSRVFKLRRQMFAAEAQTVRAVDNVSLSLERGQTLGLVGESGCGKSTLARMVVRLLEPSSGDILLDGQSVFHGEDAFLKALPGRMQMVFQDPVSSLNPRRSVGKSIQEALDIHNVGSSAERRATVEEMLSLVGLRAEHYARYPHEFSGGQRQRVAVARALIMRPELVVCDEPVSSLDVSVQAQVLNLLGELQKRFNLAYLFISHDLSVIGHISDRIAVMYLGSIVEEADADALFANPLHPYTRALLMAVPVPGPDARRQRQTLHGDLPSPLAPPSGCPFHPRCLEVMDRCRTVVPGWDMPEAGHRVSCHLHAK
- a CDS encoding DUF4911 domain-containing protein — its product is MAKPRPRKPRPPLPAPRWSKMLYATLEPRYIGMFRFLLEAEDNLGYATVVDKYAAVLKIIFSPHQEREMRAFLAGMQQTIPFEVMERPAAQTETR
- the phrB gene encoding deoxyribodipyrimidine photo-lyase, translating into MSGNHGLVHPGRIRGLRSRMPSDVQGGPVLYWMHREHRCRDNWALIHALDEAKRRGVPCAVAYGLAPSFLGACIRQFGFLLRGLEQTAAELAALGIPFILIRQSPDTAIPELARSVSASLIVTDFDPLRLKRSWVHAVCAAAPCPVDEVDSRNVVPCQVVSGKLEYAARTIRPKIHRLLDEYLDDLPELSELAADVVPWRWQVPAVDWQTLRDGLGVDRTVPEVPAPFGPEPGEDAAGVVLHRFLTERMALYEKRNDPNVAALSGLSPYLHFGMISAQRVVLDTLARNGARRSVAPAEARESFLEELVVRRELADNFCLHMQEYDSWNAFPDWAQRTLDKHRNDGRDYVYDLQSLEAGKTHDPLWNAAQSEMRLTGTMHGYLRMYWAKKILEWSASPEDAVRHAIWLNDRYFIDGRDSNGYTGVAWSMGGVHDRPWQERPVFGMVRYMNYAGARRKFDVDHYVFRMGVLERRMREEGAI
- a CDS encoding response regulator, producing the protein MSDTYTMADAPRTVLIIEDSHVQSKIISKQIRALTQFETVVANTMEEARYLLENSREQIFIAVIDLNLPDAPDGEAVDLCLEHGVPSVVLTATFNESIRKRFLERNVADYFFKGSIQDMDPLMHSLERVFKNQFAAVLIVDDSRMALAHMRHLLEVQRFQVLEADDGDKALEMLEMYPDISLVITDYNMPHMDGFELVRNIRSRHKAHKKAIIGVSAAGSGTLSAQFLKNGANDFITKPFEAEEFYWRVNQTMEMLDIMASLSACQEITD
- a CDS encoding DUF3955 domain-containing protein codes for the protein MSARFPAIAFRLAALSALAGSLCLVASVLIEPRVDAQGMLHEPFFLIPLGLFLLAIGILLCLTAWLTRARVSCQDDQITKEGNG
- a CDS encoding DNA polymerase III subunit delta', with product MSSHTSVDDTAARPSLELEHIMAPALASRHARVRGFLHRLAANPPQVLLMEGGTVEERAAMSFYWAALLNCTLNESEGPRPCLACSACAQMIACRHRDMFFLDGREESIKIDDVRAVRGVLGEPPRDNGQRMVILCEAQSLGIEAANALLKSLEEPRPGTSFVLLAPQRERLLPTLVSRSWVLTLAWPESHGAEASADPLEAQAAEWGDALAEFARTGTGWFQRTASKSSLDNGVAQRVVVYCQRELVAAITGNVHSELARLFAGVDSLVHRRVDEVLAECQESLVYNVNPAIVMDWLATRVALLCSARR
- a CDS encoding adenylosuccinate synthase, with the protein product MSNVIVMGTQWGDEGKGKIVDLLTREIDVIVRFQGGNNAGHTVIVGDKQYILHLIPSGILHEGKKCLIGNGVVLDPGVFWQEIEKLDAKGVDVSPARLKISKKTHVIMPYHKCLDGAREEYKSATDKIGTTGRGIGPCYEDKASRVGIRAGDLADPELLKSKIVNALVEKNALFTSLYGRDAMDVDTVFDEVMEAGRKLVPYLADVSTEIWDAFNAGKSVMFEGAQGIHLDIDHGTYPYVTSSNTVAGNASAGAGIPASRLDRVIGIVKAYTTRVGAGPFPTEQMNEDGDYMQQKGHEFGATTGRKRRCGWLDLVVLGETTRLNGPTEFALTKLDVLSGLKELKLCVAYDYRGERVSVVPQEQNAMAHVTPVYESMPGWDEDITGITEWSKLPENCRKYVERIEALTGVRVSLISVGPERDQTIFR
- a CDS encoding transglycosylase SLT domain-containing protein, yielding MTMHIKVRRVEWLAIALLISLQATMLTWSARQPEHVNGVPILRVAAPKTERVSASISPYGPGFEQELLALFAAEKGYHLEIIEVDSPAQAMQALEEGTVHLVVGLGGKAPESLASPIVAGPAYATSRPILLHSSKRYTLRDEQEICDNPILTTQQRYLADTLSDAAEGVNCVPWTSKVDGVRVTPILDTLNEDRARFALVDDWSYSLWQPFFLSVKPAKTINREINYRWFWRSEYEDLHKALTAFWQEREQDGQIATLHERYFGFLPEEADYYELVNLSDSIRTNLPRYSDSILKYSKKYDIDPLLLAAVIYQESRFDADATSKTGVKGLMQITQSTARVLGVDRNDPRQSIKGGAKYLKMLWSEFESMDLDPWDRWFFTLASYNQGLGHVQDAINLSRSMGGTGRTWHDLKKVLPLLAWEKYYSQTKYGYSRGYEAVHYVENIRYYYYIMHGLVGLARPEAEHLGTLLSAVPSSWPVI